A single region of the Raphanus sativus cultivar WK10039 chromosome 1, ASM80110v3, whole genome shotgun sequence genome encodes:
- the LOC108837520 gene encoding BTB/POZ domain-containing protein At1g03010 isoform X1, with protein MGLATVGELKPTFTGKRGFRLNSSIRHASEWPISDVSSDLTVQVGSSSFCLHKFPLVSRSGKIRKLLTDSKTSNICLSGVPGGAEAFELAAKFCYGINIEINRLNVAKLRCASHYLEMTEEFSEENLAIKTEHFFKETVLPSISNSILVLHHCETLLPVSEDLNLVNRLVIAIANNACKEQLTSGLLKLDYTFSGTNIEPETPLDWWGKSVAVLNLDFFQRVVSAVKSKGLRQDVISKILISYTNKSLQGLIIRDPKLDKERVTDLESKKKQRTIIETVVRLLPAQGRRSSVPMAFLSSLLKMVIATSSGSCRTDLERRIGLQLDQAILEDVLIPTNLNGNNSTMYDTDSILRIFSIFLNLDEDDDEEEQDQHHRNRFGDETEMMYDFDSPGSPKQSSILKVSKLMDNYLAEIALDPNLTTSKFIALAELLPDHARFISDGLYRAVDIYLKVHPNIKDSERYRLCKTIDSQKLSQEACSHAAQNERLPVQMAVQVLYFEQIRLRNAMSSSIGSTQFLFSSNCHQFPQRAGSGAGSGAISPRDNYASVRRENRELKLEVARMRMRLTDLEKDHISIKQELVKSNPGTKLFKSFAKKISKLNSLFSFSSLKPSLSAKASTESRFLFQRRRRHSVS; from the exons ATGGGACTTGCTACAGTCGGAGAACTGAAGCCAACTTTCACAGGAAAGAGAGGGTTTCGTCTGAATTCAAGCATCAGACATGCTTCTGAAtg GCCTATCTCTGATGTCTCTAGTGATCTTACAGTTCAAGTTGGATCTTCTAGTTTCTGTCTTCATAAG tttccaCTTGTGTCTCGAAGTGGAAAGATCCGAAAGCTTCTTACGGATTCAAAAACCTCAAATATCTGTCTCTCTGGTGTTCCCGGAGGAGCTGAGGCTTTTGAGCTCGCAGCTAAGTTCTGCTACGGAATCAACATTGAGATCAACCGTCTCAACGTGGCTAAGCTTCGTTGTGCATCTCATTACCTAGAGATGACAGAGGAGTTCTCAGAGGAGAATCTCGCTATCAAAACAGAACACTTCTTTAAAGAAACGGTCCTCCCAAGTATCTCTAACTCCATCCTCGTTCTACATCATTGTGAAACCCTACTCCCAGTCTCTGAAGATCTCAACCTGGTGAACCGGTTAGTCATAGCAATCGCCAACAATGCCTGCAAAGAACAGCTAACATCAGGTCTATTAAAGCTAGATTACACGTTTTCGGGTACGAACATCGAACCAGAGACTCCATTAGACTGGTGGGGAAAGTCAGTAGCTGTTCTGAATCTTGACTTCTTCCAGAGAGTTGTCTCTGCGGTTAAGTCTAAAGGGCTGAGACAAGACGTGATCAGCAAGATACTGATCAGTTACACGAATAAGTCTCTTCAAGGGCTGATCATTCGCGATCCAAAACTTGACAAAGAAAGGGTTACCGATTTGGaatcaaagaagaaacagagaacgATTATAGAAACAGTCGTCAGGTTACTTCCGGCGcaaggaagaagaagctctGTTCCGATGGCGTTCCTCTCAAGTCTTCTCAAAATGGTCATCGCTACTTCTTCAGGATCATGTAGAACGGATTTAGAACGAAGGATCGGTCTTCAGCTTGACCAAGCCATCCTCGAAGATGTCTTGATTCCGacaaatctcaacggaaacaaCAGCACGATGTACGACACTGATTCGATCTTGAGAATCTTTTCTATATTCTTAAACCTAGACGAAGACGAcgatgaagaagaacaagatCAACATCATCGCAACAGGTTTGGAGATGAAACTGAGATGATGTACGATTTCGACAGTCCTGGATCTCCAAAACAGAGTTCGATTTTGAAAGTATCGAAGCTAATGGATAACTATCTAGCAGAGATAGCTTTGGACCCGAACCTAACAACTTCAAAGTTCATTGCGTTAGCAGAGCTCTTACCAGATCATGCACGTTTCATCAGTGATGGACTATATCGAGCCGTTGACATTTACCTCAAA GTTCATCCGAATATAAAGGATTCAGAGCGTTATCGTTTGTGTAAGACGATAGATTCACAGAAACTATCACAAGAAGCGTGTAGCCATGCAGCGCAAAACGAGAGGTTACCTGTGCAAATGGCGGTGCAAGTGTTGTACTTTGAGCAGATCAGACTGAGAAACGCTATGAGCAGTAGCATTGGTTCTACTCAGTTTCTCTTCAGTAGTAACTGTCATCAGTTTCCTCAACGGGCAGGAAGTGGAGCAG GAAGTGGAGCGATATCCCCAAGAGATAACTATGCGTCGGTGAGGAGAGAAAACAGAGAGCTAAAGCTTGAAGTTGCGAGGATGAGGATGAGATTAACTGATCTTGAGAAAGATCACATCTCCATCAAACAAGAGCTTGTTAAATCTAATCCAGGGACTAAGCTTTTCAAGTCATTTGCTAAAAAGATAAGCAAACTCAATTCTCTTTTCAGCTTCAGTAGTCTTAAACCTTCCTTGAGCGCCAAGGCAAGTACTGAGAGCCGTTTCTTGTTTCAGAGAAGACGACGACACTCGGTTTCTTGA
- the LOC108837520 gene encoding BTB/POZ domain-containing protein At1g03010 isoform X2, with the protein MEYRSSSSYMLVKFKPISDVSSDLTVQVGSSSFCLHKFPLVSRSGKIRKLLTDSKTSNICLSGVPGGAEAFELAAKFCYGINIEINRLNVAKLRCASHYLEMTEEFSEENLAIKTEHFFKETVLPSISNSILVLHHCETLLPVSEDLNLVNRLVIAIANNACKEQLTSGLLKLDYTFSGTNIEPETPLDWWGKSVAVLNLDFFQRVVSAVKSKGLRQDVISKILISYTNKSLQGLIIRDPKLDKERVTDLESKKKQRTIIETVVRLLPAQGRRSSVPMAFLSSLLKMVIATSSGSCRTDLERRIGLQLDQAILEDVLIPTNLNGNNSTMYDTDSILRIFSIFLNLDEDDDEEEQDQHHRNRFGDETEMMYDFDSPGSPKQSSILKVSKLMDNYLAEIALDPNLTTSKFIALAELLPDHARFISDGLYRAVDIYLKVHPNIKDSERYRLCKTIDSQKLSQEACSHAAQNERLPVQMAVQVLYFEQIRLRNAMSSSIGSTQFLFSSNCHQFPQRAGSGAGSGAISPRDNYASVRRENRELKLEVARMRMRLTDLEKDHISIKQELVKSNPGTKLFKSFAKKISKLNSLFSFSSLKPSLSAKASTESRFLFQRRRRHSVS; encoded by the exons ATGGAATACAGAAGCAGCAGTTCTTATATGCTCGTCAAATTCAA GCCTATCTCTGATGTCTCTAGTGATCTTACAGTTCAAGTTGGATCTTCTAGTTTCTGTCTTCATAAG tttccaCTTGTGTCTCGAAGTGGAAAGATCCGAAAGCTTCTTACGGATTCAAAAACCTCAAATATCTGTCTCTCTGGTGTTCCCGGAGGAGCTGAGGCTTTTGAGCTCGCAGCTAAGTTCTGCTACGGAATCAACATTGAGATCAACCGTCTCAACGTGGCTAAGCTTCGTTGTGCATCTCATTACCTAGAGATGACAGAGGAGTTCTCAGAGGAGAATCTCGCTATCAAAACAGAACACTTCTTTAAAGAAACGGTCCTCCCAAGTATCTCTAACTCCATCCTCGTTCTACATCATTGTGAAACCCTACTCCCAGTCTCTGAAGATCTCAACCTGGTGAACCGGTTAGTCATAGCAATCGCCAACAATGCCTGCAAAGAACAGCTAACATCAGGTCTATTAAAGCTAGATTACACGTTTTCGGGTACGAACATCGAACCAGAGACTCCATTAGACTGGTGGGGAAAGTCAGTAGCTGTTCTGAATCTTGACTTCTTCCAGAGAGTTGTCTCTGCGGTTAAGTCTAAAGGGCTGAGACAAGACGTGATCAGCAAGATACTGATCAGTTACACGAATAAGTCTCTTCAAGGGCTGATCATTCGCGATCCAAAACTTGACAAAGAAAGGGTTACCGATTTGGaatcaaagaagaaacagagaacgATTATAGAAACAGTCGTCAGGTTACTTCCGGCGcaaggaagaagaagctctGTTCCGATGGCGTTCCTCTCAAGTCTTCTCAAAATGGTCATCGCTACTTCTTCAGGATCATGTAGAACGGATTTAGAACGAAGGATCGGTCTTCAGCTTGACCAAGCCATCCTCGAAGATGTCTTGATTCCGacaaatctcaacggaaacaaCAGCACGATGTACGACACTGATTCGATCTTGAGAATCTTTTCTATATTCTTAAACCTAGACGAAGACGAcgatgaagaagaacaagatCAACATCATCGCAACAGGTTTGGAGATGAAACTGAGATGATGTACGATTTCGACAGTCCTGGATCTCCAAAACAGAGTTCGATTTTGAAAGTATCGAAGCTAATGGATAACTATCTAGCAGAGATAGCTTTGGACCCGAACCTAACAACTTCAAAGTTCATTGCGTTAGCAGAGCTCTTACCAGATCATGCACGTTTCATCAGTGATGGACTATATCGAGCCGTTGACATTTACCTCAAA GTTCATCCGAATATAAAGGATTCAGAGCGTTATCGTTTGTGTAAGACGATAGATTCACAGAAACTATCACAAGAAGCGTGTAGCCATGCAGCGCAAAACGAGAGGTTACCTGTGCAAATGGCGGTGCAAGTGTTGTACTTTGAGCAGATCAGACTGAGAAACGCTATGAGCAGTAGCATTGGTTCTACTCAGTTTCTCTTCAGTAGTAACTGTCATCAGTTTCCTCAACGGGCAGGAAGTGGAGCAG GAAGTGGAGCGATATCCCCAAGAGATAACTATGCGTCGGTGAGGAGAGAAAACAGAGAGCTAAAGCTTGAAGTTGCGAGGATGAGGATGAGATTAACTGATCTTGAGAAAGATCACATCTCCATCAAACAAGAGCTTGTTAAATCTAATCCAGGGACTAAGCTTTTCAAGTCATTTGCTAAAAAGATAAGCAAACTCAATTCTCTTTTCAGCTTCAGTAGTCTTAAACCTTCCTTGAGCGCCAAGGCAAGTACTGAGAGCCGTTTCTTGTTTCAGAGAAGACGACGACACTCGGTTTCTTGA